A genomic region of Lodderomyces elongisporus chromosome 5, complete sequence contains the following coding sequences:
- the RRP42 gene encoding Exosome complex component rrp42 produces MILSPAEKQYLYDSLSHPQLIRPDSRSTHQYRPLEATTSFLPGSNGSARIRLSDGSECIVSVKSKVVTYDARINHNAVELDIDIVGYRDDSNYVANLRYQLSNLLQQNFPHDVLKLTSRYAFKLFIDCIVISHTSYPLSLISFATYLALKSTKLPLLISDVNDEEVAELPTFSDDWDNATSLSQILQEKQIASADFQPPVLVTIGVVGNNLIFDPSLEEEQVLENSLIVGFYNGKVITPILNANFSSNNYKGFDKSLMIRALTLSNKFCPYIIKALDTLVEQESYETEGSIF; encoded by the coding sequence ATGATTTTATCACCAGCTGAGAAACAGTACTTGTATGACTCTCTTAGTCATCCACAACTCATTAGGCCAGATTCACGATCAACTCATCAATATAGGCCATTGGAGGCGACTACTTCTTTCTTGCCAGGATCAAATGGCTCGGCACGAATAAGACTCTCAGATGGTTCTGAGTGTATAGTCAGTGTTAAATCTAAAGTTGTCACTTACGATGCACGAATCAACCACAATGCAGTAGAGTTGGACATTGATATTGTGGGATATAGAGACGATTCAAATTACGTGGCCAATTTGCGATATCAGCTAAGCAACCTCTTGCAACAAAATTTCCCACACGACGTCTTGAAACTCACATCACGATATGCGTTTAAATTGTTTATTGATTGCATTGTTATTAGTCATACTTCGTATCCACTAAGCCTTATTAGTTTCGCCACTTATTTGGCTTTGAAGCTGACAAAATTGCCGCTTTTAATCAGTGATGttaatgatgaagaagtcGCCGAGTTACCAACATTTTCAGACGATTGGGACAATGCCACATCACTTTCGCAGATTTTGCAGGAGAAACAAATTGCCAGCGCAGATTTTCAACCGCCAGTGCTAGTGACAATTGGTGTTGTGGGCAACAACTTGATATTTGATCCTTCTCTTGAGGAAGAGCAAGTCTTGGAAAATAGTCTAATTGTTGGTTTCTATAACGGCAAGGTTATAACACCTATATTAAATGCAAATTTCTCAagcaacaactacaaaGGGTTTGATAAAAGTTTGATGATAAGAGCATTAACTTTAAGTAACAAGTTTTGTCCATACATTATTAAAGCTCTCGACACATTGGTTGAGCAAGAAAGCTATGAAACTGAAGGATCTATATTTTAG